One Triticum dicoccoides isolate Atlit2015 ecotype Zavitan chromosome 5B, WEW_v2.0, whole genome shotgun sequence genomic window carries:
- the LOC119312824 gene encoding pirin-like protein, translating to MPRHSAASPIYTALARLANFNSGRRVLLASRNTSSSSARSSAKTRPFLCLSVLLLLILVVTAVFLFPPAIMSSSSSSAATAASVPFQSPRKVVKKVLSLSQSEGQGATVRRSIGGHEVRNLDPFLLLDEFSVSKPAGFPDHPHRGFETVTYMLDGVFTHQDFSGHTGTIRTGDVQWMTAGRGIVHSEMPAADGVQKGLQLWINLASKDKMIEPRYQELESKDISQAEKDGVAVRIIAGEAFGVRSPVYTRTPTMYMDFTVQPGSQLHQPIPEGWNAFVYIIEGEGVFGKEGAAPASAHHCLVLGAGDGLSVWNRSGAPLRFALAAGQPLNEPVVQQGPFVMNSRAQIQQAMEDYYYGRNGFEKASQWSSA from the exons ATGCCGAGGCACTCCGCGGCTTCCCCTATTTATACGGCACTCGCGCGCCTCGCCAATTTCAACAGCGGCCGCCGCGTCCTCCTCGCCTCCAGAAACACGAGCTCCAGCTCTGCTAGAAGTAGCGCCAAGACCAGACCTTTTCTGTGCCTATCCGTGTTGCTCCTCCTGATTCTTGTTGTGACCGCCGTCTTCTTGTTCCCGCCAGCGATCatgtcttcctcttcctcgtcggcggcgacggctgcgtccGTGCCGTTCCAGAGCCCGAGGAAGGTGGTCAAGAAGGTGCTGTCCTTGTCCCAGTCcgagggccagggcgccaccgtccgccggagcatcgGCGG GCACGAGGTCCGGAACCTGGACCCGTTCCTCCTGCTCGACGAGTTCTCCGTCTCCAAGCCCGCCGGATTCCCCGACCACCCTCACCGGGGCTTCGAGACCGTCACCTACATGCTAGAC GGGGTGTTCACCCACCAGGACTTCTCCGGACACACTGGCACCATCAGGACCGGAGATGTGCAG TGGATGACGGCCGGGCGCGGCATCGTGCACTCGGAGATGCCGGCGGCCGACGGTGTGCAGAAGGGCCTGCAGCTTTGGATCAACCTCGCCTCCAAGGACAAGAT GATCGAGCCCCGGTACCAGGAGCTCGAGAGCAAGGACATCAGCCAGGCCGAGAAGGACGGCGTGGCGGTGCGAATCATCGCCGGGGAGGCATTCGGGGTGCGGTCGCCGGTCTACACGCGGACGCCGACCATGTACATGGACTTCACAGTGCAACCAGGTTCGCAGCTCCACCAGCCAATCCCAGAGGGCTGGAACGCCTTCGTGTACATCATCGAGGGGGAGGGCGTGTTCGGCAAGGAGGGTGCAGCGCCGGCGAGTGCACACCACTGCCTCGTGCTCGGCGCAGGGGATGGGCTCAGCGTGTGGAACCGGTCTGGCGCACCGCTACGGTTCGCCCTTGCGGCAGGGCAGCCGCTGAACGAGCCGGTGGTGCAGCAGGGGCCCTTCGTCATGAACTCGCGTGCCCAGATCCAGCAGGCCATGGAGGATTACTACTATGGCCGCAACGGCTTCGAGAAGGCCAGCCAGTGGAGCTCCGCCTGA